The genomic window TCCATTAAACGATCCGCAACTTCAGGAATGTCTGCTACTAATTCATTCAGCTGTGTTTTATCTCCTATGTGGACAATCAGTGGATTGTCACTCGGTCTTCCTTTTGCATAAAAGATTTTGCTGACTGCTTCATCAGATAATGCGTTCGCCCCTAAGCCGTACACCGTTTCAGTAGGGAACGCAATGAGCTTATTGTCCCTTATCCACATTGTCGGTTCTTGTAATAATAAGGGTTCTCCCTTCTCTATATCATTGTTATCCACATTCCAAACCTTCGTCTGTTTATAACTCACGATCTGTTCGCCTCTTTCATTCTAACGAAACTTTTTTCTTCAAATCTTCAAATGCCTATCCTATAAGGGTTCACTCTATTTTATCAGACTAATCTATCGATTGCACCAAAAGAAAAAACAGTTTATCCACGGCTGTGGATAAACTGTTTATAAGTTGATAAATTCAGCTATAATTGAACTTTTCCGCGCTTATACACAAAACTTATACACAAATCCACAGGTCTTACACAATATGCGAACAGTTATAAGACCATGCAATCGTGTCATCTATGCTCGTTATATGTTGATAATGCTCTAATTGCTTGATTTCTTCAGGAATCGACTGTTTTGATACTTGTTCAAAACCTAATGGCTCAAATAAAGACGCCTTTCCACTACTCAATGCATACACATGGTTTACACCTTCAGAATGAGCAAACGCCAATGCTAATTGAATGAATTCAACTGCTGCCATGGCATGGGTTTTTTCGCTATCAATGACAAGTGTGCGTAACAGCCCTAGATCTAACACTTTGTCTAACCCGACTGTTCCCACTAACATTCCTTCTTCATTCTCGACGACAACAAAGCTATCTATTTGATTCGGCGTTTTAGCAGAGCCAACCCGTGCAAATAAATGTTGAACTGCCAATACATCCGTTTCTTCCATTTTTCGAACCGTTAATGACATATGAGACGTCCTCCTTTTTGTTCATTCTATGAGGAGGCTTGTACATATATGACTATTATCCAAATAACCGATCCCATACAGATTCAAACATATCAACTATAAAAAAAGATGTTTCGACTTCAGGATCTTCTTCGTTGGATTCTGATTCTACCTCTTTCGCTTCTGCATTGTCCATATCTAGAAAACATAATGGTGGAAATAGTACACACCACCAGTTTTCGCCTTCCCCTTCTCCAAGTGTTACAAGAACGGCTTGATAGGCTCCTGCGGGGTAAACAAGGTTACCGTAAAGCTTTGTCGGAAACGCAACCTCTTCGTTAAATTCAACGGTATAGTCTTGATTCTTGTTGTATTTGCTCAACTCACGCGCAACGATCGCTTCCATTTCATCCATGTTGCTTTCAATGATTGCTACTGCTTCCTCAAACGTTTTCACTTCTTGAACCCATTTTGTAATTTCTGCATTTATTTCATCACGGATATCCCGTTTTAACATTTGGTCACTAACGGAATCACTGTTTGCTAAAATGCGTAAGCGAATTGCCTCTTCTTCATTTACTTCTTGATGAAACTGACTAACTGCTTGTGCATTTTGTGATTCCCAACTCATTAGTCCTACAAATAAAGAGATTAATAGATAAATAATTGCTTTTGCCTTCATTACGAGCACCGCCCCTTCCCTCCTAGCATGGTCAGGGCAAGCACCGTTTAAACACAAAATCGTTCGACATTCTCTTTAGCTATAATCGAACATCAATCAATACAATTCGATCTTTTTCATTAATATCAAAACGGACTTCAATAGTGGCTTTTGGAAATTGTTTCTGAAATAACTGCTTGACCGCGCTTCCCTGTCCTGCTCCGATTTCAAGAGCGATGAGTGATCCATCATGGACATACTCATGAAGTTCAAGCGCTAAACGACGATAAACAGCTAGTCCGTCATCTCCGGCAAATAAAGCGAGCTCAGGCTCATATTCCCTTACTTGTTCAGCTAATGAAGCACGATCTCCTACCGGTATATAAGGAGGATTTGACACAATGACGTCGAAATACTCCCCTTTAACGGGTCTACATAAATCACCTAGTTTAAACCGGACCTTCGCACCTAATGTTTTTGCGTTTTCCTTGGCAACGTTTAAAGCCTTTTCTGATACATCGACCGCCGTCACTTCTGTATGTGGAGATTCTAATTGTAGAGTAATAGCAATAGCTCCACTTCCCGTACCTATGTCAACAATTCGTTCCGTTCCCTTTAGCCTCTCAAGAACCGCTTGAACCAGTTCCTCAGTCTCTGGTCGAGGAATGAGCACATCCCCTGATACGTTAAATATGCGTCCATAAAACGATTCAGAGCCAATGATATGCTGCACCGGTATACCTGAAGTTAACGTCTCGACATCTGCTTTAAAAGCTAGCCAAACGTCATCACGCACTTCATCGTGAAAACTGGCTAATAGGGCGGCACGATTTGTGTTCAGATGGTGACGTAGCAACCACTCTCCTGCCGGCTCCTCAAGACCATGACTTCGTAAAAAAGACGAAGCCCAGTTCAGAGCTTCGTATACCGTCTTCTTCATTACGATTCCGCATTCTTCATTGCTTCAGATTGCTCTTCTACAATAAGTGCATCAATAATTTCATCGAGTTGACCTTGCAAGATTTGCTCAAGCTTTTGAATCGTCAAGCCAATGCGGTGATCCGTTACGCGACTTTGAGGGAAATTATAGGTACGAATCCGCTCAGAACGATCGCCAGTGCCGATTGCGGTTTTACGTGCATCTGCGTATTCCGCCTGCGCTTCTTGCTGCACTTTATCGAAAATACGCGCTCGAAGCACTTTCATTGCTTTTTCTTTGTTTTTAATTTGTGATTTTTCATCTTGGCACGAAACAACTGTATTCGTAGGTAAATGAGTTAAACGAACGGCTGACATCGTCGTATTTACACTTTGCCCACCAGGACCACTTGAAGTGAACGTATCCACTCGAATGTCTTTTTCATGAATGTCAATTTCCACTTCTTCGGCTTCAGGCAATACAGCCACCGTTGCAGTAGACGTATGAATACGTCCGCCAGATTCTGTCTTTGGTACACGCTGTACACGGTGAGCACCGTTTTCGTATTTGAGTTTTGAGTAAGCCCCTGTTCCATTGACCATAAAGATGACTTCTTTATAGCCGCCAATTTCATTTGCCTGGGCTTCAATAATCTCTGTTTTCCATCCTTGCATCTCAGCAAAACGATAGTACATTTTAAATAGGTCCGATGCGAAGAGCTGAGCTTCGTCTCCGCCAGCAGCTCCACGAATTTCAACAATAACGTTCTTGTCGTCATTCGGATCTTTCGGTAAAAGCAAAATCTTCAAACGAGCTTCCAATTCTTCTTTTCGACTTGAAAGCTCATCCAGCTCTTCTTTTACCATTTGGTACATCTCATCGTCTAATTTATCTTCAAGCATGGCTTTTGCTTCATTTAATTGTTCGTGAACTTCTTTATAGTCACGGTATGCTTGCACGGTTTCCTCTATTTGTGCTTGTTCCTTTGAGTACTCACGTAATTTATTGGTATCACTAATTACATCTGGATCACTTAGTTGTTCGTTTAAAAAATCATAACGATCTTCAACAGATTGTAAACGATCTAACACGACGTCACCTCATCTTTATTTCCGCTACATATCCTTACCATTATAGTATATGGCACTTCTAATGGTCAATGCACCCTATTCGAACGGTTTGCACGCACTTCCTGTTGGGAATACTACATAGAATAGATTTGAGTTTTCTAAAAAGGCGGGATAAAGGTGAACTATGTCATTATAGGCGGTGATGCCGCAGGAATGAGTGCAGCGATGCAGCTTGTTCGAAACGACGCTCAAGCCGACATTACAGTGCTCGAAAAAGGGCTTTATTATTCATATGCACAATGCGGTCTTCCTTATTGGATTGGTGGCGATATTGAAAAGGAAGAAAAGCTCGTTGCCAGAGATGCAGATACGTATCGGATTAAGCACGGCATTGACGCCAGAACAGAGCACGAAGTAACATCAATCGATGTGAACGAAAAGCGTGTCATCGGAAAGAATTTTGAGATTGACTATGATAAATTATTGATCGCTTCTGGCGCTAGACCTTTCGTACCTGATTGGAACAACAACCACCTTAAAGGAATCTATACATTAAAAACAATTCCTGACGCAAAGAAAATCATTCAGCGACTAAAAGGGAAACGACGAAATATTACCGTTATTGGCGGCGGTTCCATTGGGCTTGAAATTGCTGAAAATGTATGTAAAGCAGGTCATAAAGTTCGAATTCTTGAACGTTCAGCTCGACTTGCAATGAACTTTGATAAGGAAATGACCGATCATATCCACGAAAAAGCGATTGAAGAAGGGATTCAACTTGATTTAAATCATGACATTATCGGTTTTGAAGGAGATGAGGAGGGCAACGTCACCTCCGTTATCACCAATCTGTCTACATGCAAAACCGATTTAGTCATTGTTGCTGTTGGCGTTCGTCCAAATACCGACTTTTTAACAAATACAGGTATACACCTCGATGAGCATGGTGCCATTAAAGTGAATCGTTATATGGAAACAAACTTGAAAGATGTTTATGCGGCTGGGGATTGCGCCACTCATTACCATCGTATTACCGACAAAGACACGTACCTCCCCCTCGGTACGCACGCAAATAAGCAAGGGCGTATAGCGGGATTAAACATGTGCGGAAAGCCACGGGTGTTTAAAGGCATTGTCGGCACACAAATTTATCAGTTTTTCGACTTAACGTTGGCGAGAACAGGATTATCTTCCCGTGAAATTGAAGAACTAGGATATGCCTATAAATGCGTGCAGGCCAAACTTCCCCACGTCGCTGCTTATTATCCTACACACGAACCCATTTTGATTCGTCTTCAATACAACGAAAAAACAGGGGAAGTATTAGGGGGACAATTTATTGGCACAAAAGGTGTCGATAAACGATGTGATGTATTGGCGACAGCCCTCTATCACCGAATGACCATGCAAGATCTAGAGGAATTAGATCTTGGCTACTCTCCCCCATTTAACAGCGTCTGGGATCCACTTCAACAAACCGCAAGAAGACGATCGTAACGATAAAAAACTGACCCGAAGATGAATAATCTCGGGTCAGTTTTCGTTAACGAAGATGGACTTGGTAGCGTGGAATTCCCCTCTCGAGCGCCTTCTCTAATTCTCTCGTATGCTGCTCTTGTTCTGCTTTATCCCATTCATGGTCTGGATGAGCTTTTGCATAGATATGCCCACCATTCACAATGGCAATGCCAGATCTGAATCCATGCTCCTCAATTATTTCTTCAACAAGCTGCCCATCTTCTTCTAACGTTCTGTGTTCGGCACTCGGATTCACATAACTTGCGCCAAGATTCGTTTGTCCTTGCGGGTATGAATCCTGTTCATGCTTCATATGCTCAAAGTTTAAAGGACCTGGTCCAAAGGCACCCATGCCACGATCATGCTTCTCGTGAACATCCGCTGCACCCATGTCACTCCCACAACCTGCCATAACGAACAAAGCAACGAAACCAGTTGCGATCTTCTTCATGCTTCTCCCCCTTTTGCGCCGTACAGTCATACGGCTCCTTTAGGGTTCCACAAGAACTTTTTTTCCATACTCCTATACTAAACTTACAAAGGCGGATGACGGTGACATTTACGGCAGACAGGGTAGTATTGGTCATTGCCACCAATTTGAATTTGATCCCCTGTATAAATAGGTTTTCCATGTTCATCTACACGTAAATTCATAATTGCTTTTTTATGGCAGAACCAGCAGATGGTTTTCATTTCTTCAATTTTATCTGCTTGAATGAGCATTTGCTTACTTCCTTCAAATAACTCATTTTGAAAATCATTTTTTAGTCCAAAAGCCATTACTGGAATTGTCAATTCGTCCACAATTTTAGCTAATTGCAGCACATGCTCTCTTGAAAGAAACTGCACCTCATCAATGAGTACACAATAAGGTTTCTGCTCAGCATGCTTTACAACGTCAAAAAGGTTAGTATCGTTAAACACAGAAATAGCTGCTCTCCTTAATCCTACACGACTTGATACATAGCCAACTTCATCTCGCGTATCAATGCCAGAAGTAAATAGTAAAACAGGTTTATTCTGCTCTTCATAGTTCGAAGCCACCTTTAAGATTTCAAATGATTTTCCACTATTCATTGCACCATATTTAAAAAATAGCTGTGCCATTTGTCCCTCCTCATGCGCGTGCGTCATAAAAAAAGACAGGCATTATGACTGCCTGTCTTTTGCTGCTTATAGGTTGTATTTCTTTTTGAATTTATCAACACGGCCACCTGCATCAGCAAGCTTTTGCTTACCAGTGTAGAATGGGTGTGAATCCGAAGAAATCTCAACTTTAATAAGTGGATAAGTGTTGCCATCTTCCCACTCAACTGTCTCATTAGAACCACGAGTAGAACCAGTTAGAAACTTGAAGCCCGTGCTTGTATCTAAGAATACAACTTTTTGGTACGTTGGATGGATTTCAGCTTTCATTGCATTTCATCTCCTTTTGCCCTGAATCTATTCGAAACAGAGTTTTCCTCACATAATCGAAATTATATCAAGCCCACACCAAATTTGCAAGATCAACTTTTACGATCGACGCTTGCCTGTCATTTCTGCTTGCATTTCCTCAAAAAACTCGACGTTTGTCTTCGTTTCCTTCACACGGCGAATAAATTGATCGGTAAAATCAGGTGATTCGTTCATTGTTTTACGAATTGTCCACAGTTTATCAAGCTGAGATTTTGGCATAAGCAGCTCTTCTTTTCGTGTACCAGAACGACGAATATCAATTGATGGGAAGATTCTTCTTTCAGCAAGACGGCGGTCTAAATGAAGCTCCATATTACCTGTTCCCTTAAATTCTTCGTAAATGACGTCGTCCATTCTTGAGCCTGTATCGACCAGGGCTGTCGCTAAAATCGTTAAACTTCCACCCTCTTCGATATTTCGAGCTGCTCCAAAAAAGCGTTTTGGACGGTGAAAAGCAGCTGGATCAATCCCCCCAGATAACGTACGTCCACTTGGTGGAATGACAAGGTTGTACGCGCGAGCAAGACGCGTAATGGAATCCATTAAAATAACGACATCTTTCTTATGCTCGACGAGACGCATCGCTCTCTCTAACACAAGCTCAGCTACCTTAATGTGGTTTTCTGGCACTTCATCAAATGTTGAACTTACAACTTCCCCTTTGATTGAACGTTCCATGTCCGTTACTTCTTCTGGACGCTCGTCGATTAACAGAACAATCAGCTCAACAGAGGGGTGTTTTTCCGCTATGCTATTGGCGACTTCTTTCATTAATGAAGTCTTCCCTGCTTTCGGCGGCGCAACAATTAGTCCACGTTGACCAAAACCAACTGGTGACACCATATCAATAATACGCGACGAAACACGACCGGGCTTAGATTCTAAATCGATCTTCACATCTGGATATAAAGGGGTAAGTGCTGGAAAATGAGGACGGTCTCTTGATGTTTCAGGCGAATCACCATTAACCGCTTCTACATGTAGCAGCCCGTGATAGCGCTCATTGTCTTTTGGTGGCCGAACCTTTCCAGAAACCTTATCTCCATTTCTTAAATCAAATCGACGAATTTGCGATGCGGAAATATAAATATCTTCTGTACTAGGCAAATAATTAATTGGTCTCAGAAATCCAAAGCCTTCACTTTGAATAATTTCTAATACACCTTCCATAAATAAAAGCCCGTCTTGCTCCGCTTGTCCTTTTAAAATAGCAAAGATAAGTTCTCGTTTTGTTAGTTTGCTGTAATAAGAGACTTTAAACGTTTTCGCTTGTTCATATAGCTCTTTTAACGTCATATTCTCTAATTCTGTTATATTTACGCTCATCAAAGTCACCACGCTTTATCATTATCGTTCTACTTATTCCTTTTTATAGACAATGAACGAAATCGTCTTTGTTCTCATATAAAATTTACTCATTTAACTTTAGTCATGAATTTTTAACAGGGAAGGAAAATGGAGAAAAGTTATTATAGAAGGAAAGTAACTAAACTTTATTTTAACCATATTTAGTAGAATTAATCAATAAAAAAAGGGAGAAAACCTCCCTTTTCACTATTCGACAAAAATTCACACCAGCTTCAAGAAACCGTTGTGTTAGCGCATAACCAGATCAGGCTTCTTTTTCATACTATGTGTTCCCTCGACGAAGCGAACTGTACCTGATTTTGCTCGCATAACAATGGATTGCGTATTGGCTTTTGTCCCTTTATACCGTACGCCTGTTAGCAATTCACCATCGGTTACACCTGTTGCTGCAAAAATACAGTCATCGCCACGCACGAGATCTTCCATACGAAGAATTTTATTTACATCAGCGATGCCCATTTCCTTACAACGAGAAAGCTCAAGCTCCGACTGAGGCAATAATTTCCCTTGAAAATCTCCACCTAGACATTTTAAACCTACCGCAGCCAAAACGCCCTCTGGCGCACCACCCGAGCCCATTAACAGATCTACACCTGTGTCATCAAAGCCTGTATTTACAGCAGCAGCGACATCTCCATCAGATAGTAATTTAATTCGCGCACCAGCTTTTCGAATGTCATGAATTAATTTCTCATGGCGAGGTCGATTTAATAAGACAACAACTAAGTCTTCAATATCCTTATTTTTTGCTTTCGCAACAGCCTTTAGATTATCAAGAACAGGTGCATCAATATCGACATTTCCAACCGCTTCTGGACCAACGGCAAGTTTATCCATGTACATATCAGGAGCGTGTAATAAATTTCCGTGATCTGCAACAGCAAGAACAGCAAGTGCATTCCACTGACCGTACGCAAGAATATTTGTTCCCTCAAGTGGGTCAACCGCTACGTCTACACGAGGACCATAGCCATTTCCTAATTTCTCTCCGATATAAAGCATTGGCGCTTCATCCATTTCACCTTCACCAATAACGACCGTACCCTTCATTGGTATCGTATCAAAAACATCCCTCATTGCTTCTGTTGCCGCTCGATCAGCCTCTTCTTTATTTCCTCTGCCCATCCAACGACCTGAAGCAAGTGCGGCTGCTTCTGTTACTCGGACAAGTTCCATTGACAAACTGCGTTCCATACTCTGTTATCCTCCCGATTCTAATACCCCTATGATTGATTCACTTGTTCAATTTCTTCTTCATTTAACTCTTCGCGCCATACAATCGCACCTAAGTTTCGAAGTTTCTCTTCTAAATGTTCATATCCGCGATCAATATGCTCAAGACCGGAAATCTCCGTAACCCCTTCAGCCATTAATCCCGCTACGATAAGCGCTGCTCCTGCTCGTAAATCACTAGCACGGACGTTAGCCCCTTGTAATGGAGAGCGCCCATTCACAATGGCGGACCGCCCTTCTACTTTGACATTGGCACCCATGCGCCTAAGTTCATCTACGTGCTTGAAACGCGCATCGTAAATGGTGTCCGTCACAATACTAGTACCCTTTGCACTAACTAAAAGACTTGTAAATGGTTGTTGTAAATCAGTAGGAAAACCTGGATAAACAAGCGTCTTAATGTCGACACCTTTTTTGTCCAACATTCCTTCCACAATCATTTGATCATCTTTTTCTTCAACCCTCGTGCCCATCTCTCTAAGCTTTGCGGTAATGGAATCCAAATGAGTTGGGATAACATTATCAATTTGCACTCGTTGTCCCATCGCCGCAGCCATTATCATGTATGTACCAGCCTCAATCCGGTCTGGAATAATAGAGTGGGTGCAGCCCTTCAGATGATTCACGCCTCCTATTCGTATCACGTTCGTTCCAGCGCCTTTAATTTTAGCACCCATGCTTGTTAAAAGTGTGGCGACATCAATAATTTCTGGTTCTTTTGCGGCGTTTTCAATAATGGTTTGCCCTTTTGCTCTGACAGCAGCAAGCATAATATTAATCGTTGCGCCTACGCTGACAACGTCAAGGTAAATCTTCGCTCCTTGTAGTTCATCCGCACGCAAATAAATGGCTCCCTGTTCATTTGTCACACGAGCGCCAAGTGCTTCAAATCCTTTTATATGCTGATCAATCGGTCTTGGACCTAGATTACACCCACCAGGCAAACCAATAACAGCTTTTTTAAATTTCCCAAGCATGGCACCCATTAAATAATACGATGCGCGTAATTTTTTCACTCGTCCGTTTGGCAATGGCATAGCAACCATGTTTTCTGGTTTAATTTCCATCTGTTGATCGTCCATTGTAACCTCTCCACCGATCTCACGTAAAAGCTCCGCTAAAAGCTCTACGTCAGATATAGATGGTAAGTTGTCAATCACAACTGGACTATCTGCTAGAATGGCAGCGGGAATAAGTGCGACTGCACTATTCTTTGCGCCACTGATCTGCACAGAACCTTCAAGGGTTTGCCCACCTTTTATTAGCAGTTTATGCATGATAATCCCTTCCTTTTATACCTAGTCCCTTTTGAGTAAGTATGTTCAGAGTTATTCTTGATGCACAAATCCAATTTTCTCACATTATTTATTCCAGTCAGAAAGAAATTGCTCAATGCCTTTATCTGTGAGTGGGTGTTGTGTCAGTTGTTTGATGACTTTGAGTGGAATCGTCGCAATATGTGCGCCACGTTTTGCAGCCTCGTTTACATGAATCGGGTGACGAACACTAGCAGCGATAATTTGAGTATCCAATCCATGAGTGTCGAAAATGGTCCGAACATCAGTAACTAAATTGAGTCCATCATGTCCAATATCATCTAAGCGACCTAGAAATGGTGACACATACGTAGCACCTGCACGCGCCGCTAATAATGCTTGAGCAGCTGAAAAGATCAGCGTAACGTTTGTTTGGATTCCAGCTTCCGTTAACGCATGAACAGCTTTCAAACCATCGACTGTCATGGGAACTTTTACAGTTATGTTCTCTGCAATCGCTGCAAGCTCTTTTCCTTCACGAATCATTTCTTCTGCCTCTAATGAAATAACCTCTGCACTTACACTTCCTGGAACGACCGCTGCAATTTCTTTGATGCGATCATGGAATTCTACATTTTCTTTTGCTACAAGACTAGGGTTTGTTGTTACACCGTCCAAAATACCAAGTTCGTGTGCTTCTTTAATTTCAGAAAGGTTTGCCGTATCGATAAAAAATTTCATTTCATATCCCCCTATAAAAAAACGGTTACATTCATAAATGGAAATAAAAGCAGTCATGGACTGCTTTTATTAAGTTTCGTCTCGCCTTACGCTTTATTTGAAGAACCAAATTCTCTCATTTTTCCAGCGACAGTTGCTTTAATCGCGTCACGAGCTGGTCCTAAATATTTACGTGGGTCATATTGCTCAGGTTGAGCTGCCAATGTTTCACGAACAGCTTTAGCTGATGAAATTTGACTTTCTGTATTTACATTGATTTTGGCATGGCCAAATTCAATCGCTTTTTGAATATCCTTTGTCGGAATTCCAGTTCCGCCATGAAGGACAAGTGGAATACCAACAAGTGAATCGATCGTTTTCATATGATCGAAACCAAGGTTTGGTTCACCTTTATACGGTCCATGTACAGAACCAAGTGCAGGAGCAAAGCAATCAACGTTGGTTGCTTCGACTAGCTCTTTACACTCTTCAGGAATAGCGTATGCCGCTTCCGCATCATCCACAATTAAGTCGTCTTCTTGTCCACCAATACGACCTAGTTCTGCTTCAACAGAAACACCAAGCGCGTGTGCAACTTCAACAACCTTTTTCGTTAACGCGATATTTTCTTCTAATGGGTAGTGAGAGCCGTCAATCATAACAGATGTAAATCCAGCATGAATGGCTTCTACACATTTCTCAAAGCTTGAACCGTGATCTAAGTGAATCGCTACTGGAACAGTTACATTGTACTCTTCCATTAGGTTTTCTACTAATCCAACGATTGTTTTAAATCCACCCATGTAACGAGCCGCACCTTCGGAAACACCAAGAATAACTGGTGATTTCTCTTCTTCTGCAGCTTGTAGGATTGCTTGAGTAAACTCTAAGTTGTTTAAATTAAATTGACCAACCGCGTAGCTTTCTGCTTTCGCTTTGTTCAACATGTCTTTCATCGATACTAAAGGCATGATTGTCCTCCTTCATTTCTCTTACCATAGGTGGAATAAGTCCATCTTCATTTATTGTTAAAATAACCTTATATTCGAAAGTTATGTAAAGAAATAAATATAAAATAACTATTCTACCTAGGCACACGAATCTTTAATCGAATCTATTATAGCATATCTTTTTTCGATTTGACCTAGGAAAGAGTTAGAAATTAAATGTAAACGGATCCATTTTCAAACTTTGACACTTTTAGAGATTATGACGAATTACTTGCCTTACATCTTCAATGTCAAACGGCTTGGCCATATAACTAATTGCTCCGTTTTCCAATGCTTCATTCACCATCTTTAACTCACCGTAAGCTGTCATCATGACAACTTTAATACTTGGTTGGCGTTCTTTCATCTTTTTGAGAATTTCTACACCGTCCATACCAGGAATCTTCATGTCTAACAGAACAATGTCAATTTCTTCAAGTTCTTGTATATCAAGCGCTTCTTTCCCGTTAGCTGCTTGGTACATTTGATAGCCATCTTTTTGCAAGATTTCCGTTAATAATACTCGTATTCCAAATTGATCATCTACAATCATAACATTATGCACCATCGTACACTCCTCCTAGTCATCCTCTCCATTGTAAACTTATTCGTGTTGTTTCGTGGGTTTCCTTTATTAATTTGCATTTTATCTATCAGGAAACTAGAATAATAACAAGTAATTCGTGAGAGAGGTACAGATATGGATAAGATTTACACAACTCAACTTATTGGTTTATTAAAAAAGATAAATGATACTCAACCAGATGAACTCGAAAATGCCGCTAGACTCTTATCACAATCGATCATGGCAAATGGCACCATCTATGTCAAGGGGATAGCAGAACTTAAAGCACTAGAATATGCAACGACAGCAAGCTTTGAATCATTACCAAATGGAGTGATTTACAGCAAGCAATCCTTTTCTTCTACCGACCGCTTCCTTCTCTTTTCACCTGATGCAAGCGACTCTGAAACAAAAGAACTTTTAAAGGTTTGTAACGAAGAAAGCGTACCTGTCGTATTGATTGTCACTGGGGCTTATGGTGGTAGCGAGGTCGATGCTGATAGCTTAATAGAGCTTGGCCTTACAAAAGGGCTGACTCCTAACGAGCAAGGAGAACGTGTTGGACACCCTGGATTGATTGCCACACTCTTTATGTATAATCAGCTCTATTTAAACACGCTTGATATTGTAAATGAACTGAAAGACTAAAGGTGGAACAATTTCCTTTAGTCTTTTTTTCACTCTTCCAACGTATTGTTCTCCTTTAACCACTGACACCATAGACTGAACTGGGTTAAAGCTTCACCTTAGCTGCGGACGGAACTTTCCGATTAAAAAGAGGCTGAGCCTATAAGGAATGAAACATCACCTTTTGACCCAGCCTCTTGACTACTTTTATTGTTGTTCTTTTACCTCTAATGATTTTGCTACGAATTCTCTAAATAACGGTTGTGGACGCGTTGGACGTGACACAAACTCTGGATGGAATTGAC from Shouchella hunanensis includes these protein-coding regions:
- a CDS encoding GNAT family N-acetyltransferase — protein: MSLTVRKMEETDVLAVQHLFARVGSAKTPNQIDSFVVVENEEGMLVGTVGLDKVLDLGLLRTLVIDSEKTHAMAAVEFIQLALAFAHSEGVNHVYALSSGKASLFEPLGFEQVSKQSIPEEIKQLEHYQHITSIDDTIAWSYNCSHIV
- the spoIIR gene encoding stage II sporulation protein R, which codes for MKAKAIIYLLISLFVGLMSWESQNAQAVSQFHQEVNEEEAIRLRILANSDSVSDQMLKRDIRDEINAEITKWVQEVKTFEEAVAIIESNMDEMEAIVARELSKYNKNQDYTVEFNEEVAFPTKLYGNLVYPAGAYQAVLVTLGEGEGENWWCVLFPPLCFLDMDNAEAKEVESESNEEDPEVETSFFIVDMFESVWDRLFG
- the prmC gene encoding peptide chain release factor N(5)-glutamine methyltransferase, producing the protein MKKTVYEALNWASSFLRSHGLEEPAGEWLLRHHLNTNRAALLASFHDEVRDDVWLAFKADVETLTSGIPVQHIIGSESFYGRIFNVSGDVLIPRPETEELVQAVLERLKGTERIVDIGTGSGAIAITLQLESPHTEVTAVDVSEKALNVAKENAKTLGAKVRFKLGDLCRPVKGEYFDVIVSNPPYIPVGDRASLAEQVREYEPELALFAGDDGLAVYRRLALELHEYVHDGSLIALEIGAGQGSAVKQLFQKQFPKATIEVRFDINEKDRIVLIDVRL
- the prfA gene encoding peptide chain release factor 1, translating into MLDRLQSVEDRYDFLNEQLSDPDVISDTNKLREYSKEQAQIEETVQAYRDYKEVHEQLNEAKAMLEDKLDDEMYQMVKEELDELSSRKEELEARLKILLLPKDPNDDKNVIVEIRGAAGGDEAQLFASDLFKMYYRFAEMQGWKTEIIEAQANEIGGYKEVIFMVNGTGAYSKLKYENGAHRVQRVPKTESGGRIHTSTATVAVLPEAEEVEIDIHEKDIRVDTFTSSGPGGQSVNTTMSAVRLTHLPTNTVVSCQDEKSQIKNKEKAMKVLRARIFDKVQQEAQAEYADARKTAIGTGDRSERIRTYNFPQSRVTDHRIGLTIQKLEQILQGQLDEIIDALIVEEQSEAMKNAES
- a CDS encoding FAD-dependent oxidoreductase, encoding MNYVIIGGDAAGMSAAMQLVRNDAQADITVLEKGLYYSYAQCGLPYWIGGDIEKEEKLVARDADTYRIKHGIDARTEHEVTSIDVNEKRVIGKNFEIDYDKLLIASGARPFVPDWNNNHLKGIYTLKTIPDAKKIIQRLKGKRRNITVIGGGSIGLEIAENVCKAGHKVRILERSARLAMNFDKEMTDHIHEKAIEEGIQLDLNHDIIGFEGDEEGNVTSVITNLSTCKTDLVIVAVGVRPNTDFLTNTGIHLDEHGAIKVNRYMETNLKDVYAAGDCATHYHRITDKDTYLPLGTHANKQGRIAGLNMCGKPRVFKGIVGTQIYQFFDLTLARTGLSSREIEELGYAYKCVQAKLPHVAAYYPTHEPILIRLQYNEKTGEVLGGQFIGTKGVDKRCDVLATALYHRMTMQDLEELDLGYSPPFNSVWDPLQQTARRRS
- a CDS encoding thymidine kinase, with the protein product MAQLFFKYGAMNSGKSFEILKVASNYEEQNKPVLLFTSGIDTRDEVGYVSSRVGLRRAAISVFNDTNLFDVVKHAEQKPYCVLIDEVQFLSREHVLQLAKIVDELTIPVMAFGLKNDFQNELFEGSKQMLIQADKIEEMKTICWFCHKKAIMNLRVDEHGKPIYTGDQIQIGGNDQYYPVCRKCHRHPPL
- a CDS encoding type B 50S ribosomal protein L31 yields the protein MKAEIHPTYQKVVFLDTSTGFKFLTGSTRGSNETVEWEDGNTYPLIKVEISSDSHPFYTGKQKLADAGGRVDKFKKKYNL